A genomic window from Bacillota bacterium includes:
- the ileS gene encoding isoleucine--tRNA ligase — translation MEYNKTLNLPQTEFPMRGNLPQREPEILKFWEEIDIYKQVQAASAGKPKFILHDGPPYANGHIHLGHTLNKVLKDMVVKYRSLVGFDAPYVPGWDTHGLPIEQQAIKALGLNRHATSIGDFRKRCREYALKYVDIQREEFKRLGIRGDWEKPYLTLQPEFEAEQIGVFGEMAKKGYIYKGLKPVYWCADCETALAEAEVEYADKKSPSIYVKFAFKDANGVFPEERAYAIIWTTTPWTLPANTGIALHPDYDYVLLQVKDEFYVLARELVPAVVEACHFGDHRVVKTFKGAALERAVCQHPFFDRESVVVMGDHVTLDQGTGCVHTAPGHGEEDFAVGRVYGLRVIQPLDDKGRFTAEGGQFAGMHYTEANKAITKELERRGALLKLDVISHQYPHCWRCKNPIIYRATEQWFASIDGFRQQALAAIDQVKWIPAWGRDRIYNMVAERGDWCISRQRTWGVPIPIFYCTECNEAIINDETIKHIQELFREHGSDVWFIRPADELVPPGLACPACGGTKFRKESDIMDVWFDSGSSHMAVLEQRPELTWPADLYLEGSDQHRGWFNSSLSTAVAVRGQAPYKAVLTHGFLVDEQGRKMSKSLGNVTDPLDVIKQMGADILRLWVSSADYRNDVAASPNILKQVAEAYRKIRNTCRYILGNLYDFNPNTDRVAFDQMPELDRWALLKLHKLIKRVTEAYENYEFHLVYHSVHNFCAVDMSAFYLDIIKDRLYTSAPSSAVRRSAQTVMYDVIQALVRMLTPILAYTMEEIWKYLPEEAGKPISVQLAGWPVMNESLIDEALEQKWERIIELREAVAKALELARQNKVIGHSLNAAVTLATDDPGLYQFLDEQRDDLATIFIVSKVDITRGDGQTGEGYIPADLPSLRIWVTEAPGIKCERCWIYSETVGQDPKHSTLCQRCVSVMNEIELKE, via the coding sequence GTGGAATACAATAAAACCTTGAATCTTCCCCAAACCGAGTTTCCAATGCGGGGGAATCTTCCCCAACGGGAACCAGAAATCCTCAAGTTCTGGGAAGAAATTGATATTTATAAGCAGGTTCAGGCGGCCAGTGCGGGTAAACCGAAGTTTATCCTCCACGACGGGCCGCCATATGCCAATGGGCACATTCACCTGGGACACACCCTGAACAAAGTGCTTAAGGACATGGTGGTGAAATACCGTTCGCTGGTGGGTTTTGATGCCCCATATGTCCCAGGCTGGGACACGCATGGCTTGCCCATTGAACAGCAGGCGATTAAGGCCCTGGGGCTTAATCGACACGCAACATCGATCGGGGATTTTCGCAAACGCTGCCGCGAATATGCCCTTAAATACGTGGATATTCAGCGGGAGGAGTTCAAGCGGCTGGGCATTCGCGGTGATTGGGAGAAACCCTATCTAACACTACAGCCGGAGTTTGAGGCAGAGCAGATCGGCGTTTTTGGTGAGATGGCGAAAAAAGGCTATATTTATAAAGGATTAAAACCCGTCTACTGGTGTGCCGATTGCGAAACAGCTTTGGCTGAAGCCGAGGTTGAGTACGCAGACAAAAAGTCACCATCAATCTACGTCAAGTTTGCGTTTAAAGACGCTAATGGGGTTTTCCCTGAAGAACGGGCTTATGCCATAATCTGGACTACCACCCCGTGGACGCTGCCGGCCAATACCGGGATTGCGCTGCACCCTGATTATGATTATGTTTTGCTCCAGGTGAAAGACGAATTCTACGTGCTGGCCAGGGAGTTAGTGCCAGCCGTGGTTGAAGCTTGCCATTTCGGCGACCATCGGGTGGTCAAGACCTTCAAAGGTGCCGCCCTGGAACGAGCAGTCTGCCAACATCCTTTCTTTGACCGGGAATCAGTGGTGGTGATGGGTGACCATGTTACCCTGGATCAGGGGACCGGCTGTGTCCACACTGCACCTGGACACGGTGAAGAAGACTTTGCTGTTGGTCGGGTCTACGGTTTGCGGGTTATCCAGCCCCTTGATGATAAAGGGCGTTTCACCGCTGAAGGCGGTCAATTTGCCGGAATGCATTACACCGAAGCGAACAAAGCCATTACCAAGGAATTAGAGCGCCGCGGTGCGTTGCTCAAGCTGGATGTTATTTCTCACCAGTACCCCCATTGCTGGCGCTGTAAAAACCCGATCATCTATCGGGCAACAGAACAGTGGTTTGCCTCAATCGATGGTTTCCGACAACAGGCGTTGGCGGCCATTGATCAAGTCAAATGGATTCCGGCCTGGGGACGCGACCGGATTTACAATATGGTCGCCGAACGGGGTGACTGGTGTATTTCCCGGCAACGCACCTGGGGGGTGCCGATTCCCATCTTCTACTGTACCGAGTGCAACGAAGCCATCATTAACGATGAAACCATCAAACATATTCAGGAGTTATTCCGCGAACACGGTTCTGATGTCTGGTTTATTCGACCAGCGGATGAACTGGTGCCGCCAGGATTGGCGTGTCCAGCTTGTGGCGGGACCAAGTTCCGCAAGGAGTCGGACATCATGGACGTCTGGTTTGATTCAGGGTCGAGCCATATGGCGGTTTTAGAGCAGCGCCCTGAACTCACCTGGCCGGCGGATCTTTACCTGGAGGGCAGCGATCAGCACCGAGGTTGGTTTAACTCATCCCTATCAACCGCGGTCGCCGTCCGGGGCCAGGCTCCTTATAAAGCCGTCTTGACCCATGGCTTCCTGGTGGATGAACAGGGGCGTAAGATGTCCAAATCATTGGGCAATGTCACTGATCCCCTGGATGTAATCAAACAGATGGGGGCGGATATCCTTCGCCTCTGGGTATCCTCGGCTGACTACCGTAACGATGTGGCGGCTTCCCCGAATATCTTAAAACAGGTCGCTGAAGCCTACCGTAAGATTCGTAACACCTGCCGGTACATTCTGGGCAATCTTTACGACTTTAACCCGAATACCGACCGGGTCGCGTTTGACCAGATGCCCGAGCTTGACCGCTGGGCCCTGTTGAAGTTGCACAAGCTGATCAAGCGGGTAACTGAAGCTTACGAAAACTACGAGTTTCATTTGGTCTACCACAGTGTGCATAATTTTTGTGCTGTTGATATGAGCGCATTTTATCTCGATATTATTAAGGACCGCTTGTACACCTCCGCCCCAAGTTCAGCTGTGCGACGGTCGGCTCAAACCGTGATGTATGACGTAATCCAGGCTTTGGTCAGAATGCTTACCCCGATCCTGGCGTACACCATGGAGGAAATCTGGAAGTATCTCCCCGAGGAAGCGGGTAAGCCGATCAGTGTACAACTGGCCGGATGGCCGGTGATGAATGAAAGTCTGATCGACGAGGCGCTGGAGCAGAAGTGGGAGCGGATCATCGAGCTGCGGGAAGCGGTGGCCAAGGCCCTCGAACTTGCCCGTCAGAACAAGGTGATCGGGCATTCACTGAATGCCGCTGTAACATTGGCTACTGACGACCCTGGCCTTTATCAGTTCCTGGACGAACAACGTGACGATCTGGCGACGATTTTTATTGTGTCGAAGGTTGACATTACCCGGGGAGATGGACAGACCGGCGAGGGTTACATACCGGCCGATCTACCCAGTCTCCGGATTTGGGTGACCGAGGCACCAGGGATAAAGTGTGAGCGGTGCTGGATTTATAGTGAAACGGTGGGCCAGGACCCCAAGCACTCGACGTTGTGTCAGCGTTGTGTATCGGTAATGAATGAAATTGAGTTAAAGGAGTAG
- a CDS encoding ACT domain-containing protein: protein MTGESSSRIIVTVLGCDRVGIIAGVANVLAEANANILDISQTILQEFFVMIMIVDMARCTVDLSTLKERLTAKGEELGVRITAQHEDVFRFMHRI, encoded by the coding sequence ATGACCGGAGAAAGCAGCAGCCGCATTATCGTCACTGTCCTGGGTTGCGACCGGGTGGGGATCATTGCTGGTGTGGCCAATGTACTGGCCGAAGCCAATGCCAATATCTTGGACATCAGTCAGACTATTCTCCAGGAATTCTTTGTCATGATTATGATCGTTGATATGGCCAGGTGCACGGTTGACCTGAGTACCTTAAAGGAAAGACTGACCGCTAAAGGTGAGGAACTAGGTGTGCGGATCACAGCTCAACACGAAGACGTTTTTCGCTTCATGCACCGCATCTAG
- a CDS encoding PFL family protein → MISPEEILETIRMVEMENLDIRTITMGISLRDCVDASLSKLKQKIYDKVTRLAARLVPVGEELERDYGIPIINKRISVTPISLVAEGCETEDYVEIARTLDQAAAAVGVNFIGGYSALVHKGFTTGDIKLIESIPVALSSTERVCSSVNVATTKAGINMDAVAMMGRVIKETARLTTEQDGIGCAKLVVFCNVPEDNPFMAGAFHGVGEPECTLNVGVSGPGVVLNAVRKNPNSDFGTLATVIKHTAFKVTRMGELIGRQASKRLGVPFGIVDLSLAPTPAIGDSVADILEAMGLDKCGAPGTTAALALLNDAVKKGGAMASSYVGGLSGAFIPVSEDAGMISAVEAGALTIEKLEAMTCVCSVGLDMIAVPGDTPAETIAAIIADEAAIGMINKKTTAVRLIPAPGKQVGDYVEFGGLLGRAPVMAVNAFSPAKFISRGGRIPAPIQALTN, encoded by the coding sequence ATGATCAGCCCCGAAGAGATATTAGAAACCATCCGCATGGTAGAGATGGAGAATCTAGACATTCGCACTATCACCATGGGGATCAGCTTGCGCGATTGTGTTGACGCGAGTCTATCCAAACTGAAGCAAAAAATTTACGATAAGGTCACCCGCCTGGCTGCCCGTTTAGTCCCGGTAGGAGAAGAGCTGGAACGGGATTACGGCATCCCGATCATTAATAAGCGGATTTCCGTTACGCCCATTTCACTGGTTGCTGAAGGTTGTGAAACCGAAGATTACGTTGAGATCGCCCGTACCCTCGACCAGGCGGCAGCCGCGGTGGGAGTGAACTTCATCGGCGGTTATTCCGCCCTGGTGCATAAAGGTTTCACCACGGGAGACATCAAGTTAATCGAGAGCATCCCTGTGGCTTTGTCCTCAACCGAGCGCGTCTGCTCATCGGTGAATGTCGCCACCACCAAGGCCGGGATTAACATGGACGCGGTGGCCATGATGGGGCGAGTGATCAAGGAAACGGCGAGGCTGACCACTGAGCAGGACGGGATTGGCTGTGCTAAACTGGTGGTCTTTTGTAACGTGCCAGAGGACAACCCCTTTATGGCGGGGGCGTTCCACGGGGTTGGCGAGCCAGAGTGCACCTTGAACGTTGGGGTCAGTGGTCCTGGCGTAGTCCTCAACGCGGTGCGGAAGAATCCGAACAGTGATTTTGGCACGCTGGCGACGGTGATCAAGCATACCGCCTTTAAGGTGACGCGGATGGGTGAACTGATTGGTCGGCAAGCTTCCAAGCGTTTGGGGGTTCCGTTTGGAATCGTCGACCTGTCCCTGGCTCCTACGCCGGCGATTGGTGACAGCGTGGCCGACATTCTGGAGGCGATGGGCCTGGACAAGTGTGGCGCACCTGGCACGACAGCGGCCCTGGCCCTTTTAAACGACGCGGTGAAGAAGGGCGGGGCCATGGCTTCTTCCTATGTCGGTGGATTAAGCGGGGCATTTATCCCGGTCAGTGAAGACGCAGGGATGATCAGCGCGGTTGAAGCCGGCGCCCTGACGATTGAGAAGCTGGAAGCGATGACCTGTGTATGTTCAGTGGGTCTGGACATGATCGCCGTTCCCGGTGATACGCCGGCCGAGACGATCGCGGCGATCATTGCCGATGAAGCCGCTATTGGGATGATCAACAAAAAAACCACGGCGGTGCGCCTGATCCCCGCACCCGGAAAGCAGGTGGGGGACTACGTGGAGTTCGGGGGACTGCTGGGACGTGCCCCGGTGATGGCGGTGAATGCGTTCAGCCCGGCCAAATTCATCAGCCGCGGCGGCCGGATACCCGCGCCAATCCAGGCTTTGACGAATTAG